In Crinalium epipsammum PCC 9333, the following are encoded in one genomic region:
- a CDS encoding site-specific integrase, giving the protein MEANKFGTQLQQVNSRLKVGQMGVTILSKGNRLYLRGTLPPRPGANKSQPHQQEIALGISATSEGVRSAEKEARKVGGLLASGEFSWLPYIRQKIQQPQVQTTADWVAALETDYFMRRAKNPKSLSTWQTNYLEVYQRLPLEKFLTPDVMMQVIKGTQPDTRMRQKTCLALDILAKFAGVEFDAKRFSGNYSPTKVSKRVLPSDQTIASVYATISNPAWRWCFGMLATYGLRPHEVFHLDVADFQRGSGVLHVLDGKTGARKIWPLHPEWVEQWCLFDIKVPACTGRNNKELGQRVSQYFRRQEVPFCPYDLRHAWAVRSMAYGLEVSLAAKQMGHSVAVHIQTYHAWLDDQHQHQAFERIMARANRPLPPILTY; this is encoded by the coding sequence ATGGAAGCTAATAAATTTGGGACGCAATTACAGCAAGTGAACTCTAGGCTGAAGGTAGGTCAGATGGGTGTAACCATCCTGTCCAAAGGAAATCGGTTGTATTTAAGAGGCACTTTGCCACCACGACCTGGAGCTAACAAAAGTCAACCACACCAACAAGAAATTGCTTTGGGCATATCTGCCACAAGTGAAGGAGTACGTAGTGCTGAAAAAGAGGCACGTAAAGTAGGAGGTTTGTTAGCTAGTGGTGAGTTTTCTTGGCTGCCGTATATACGACAGAAGATTCAACAACCACAGGTGCAAACAACTGCGGATTGGGTTGCGGCTTTGGAAACTGATTACTTCATGAGGCGAGCTAAAAATCCTAAATCACTTTCTACTTGGCAAACGAATTATTTAGAAGTTTATCAGAGGCTGCCATTAGAAAAATTTCTGACACCTGATGTGATGATGCAAGTGATTAAAGGCACACAACCAGATACACGGATGCGTCAGAAAACTTGTTTGGCATTGGATATCTTAGCTAAATTTGCAGGTGTGGAGTTTGACGCTAAACGGTTTAGTGGTAATTATTCTCCGACGAAAGTAAGCAAACGGGTACTGCCATCAGATCAAACTATAGCTTCGGTGTATGCAACTATTTCTAATCCAGCATGGCGCTGGTGTTTTGGGATGCTGGCGACTTATGGACTGCGACCTCATGAGGTATTTCATTTAGATGTTGCGGATTTTCAGCGAGGATCTGGGGTGCTTCATGTATTAGATGGGAAAACTGGAGCGAGAAAAATATGGCCGTTACATCCAGAATGGGTAGAACAATGGTGTTTATTTGATATAAAAGTACCAGCGTGTACGGGTAGAAATAATAAGGAATTGGGACAGAGGGTATCGCAATATTTTCGGCGGCAAGAAGTACCTTTTTGTCCTTATGATTTACGCCATGCTTGGGCAGTTAGGAGTATGGCATATGGGTTGGAGGTATCGTTAGCTGCCAAGCAAATGGGTCATTCGGTGGCAGTGCATATTCAGACTTATCATGCTTGGTTAGATGACCAACATCAGCACCAGGCTTTTGAAAGAATAATGGCTAGAGCTAATCGACCTCTACCGCCAATACTCACATATTGA
- a CDS encoding tyrosine-type recombinase/integrase: MSVYRGPYSRELIPDIQFLCPAEVKALRQLAREYKGAMLLFPSERRSVLSTRSLHHIVKVAGTTAGLEFPIHPYMLRHSGAIYRAALLLLQYPEITLSQCNLVWQKFGTVNQLSVQELQQVELLDQPTVDIIWQIIERIRSFIGVNSYLHAAKYMFWAFEAYPNSELLPKNFWLSPPHWHDFAEG; the protein is encoded by the coding sequence TTGTCTGTATACAGGGGGCCATACAGTAGAGAGCTAATTCCCGACATCCAATTTCTCTGCCCTGCCGAAGTTAAAGCTTTACGCCAGTTGGCACGAGAATACAAGGGTGCTATGTTACTATTTCCCTCAGAACGTCGTTCTGTATTATCTACGCGATCGCTCCATCATATTGTCAAAGTCGCAGGAACTACAGCAGGTTTAGAATTTCCAATCCATCCGTATATGTTGAGGCATTCAGGAGCAATTTATCGGGCTGCACTTTTACTCTTGCAATACCCCGAAATTACTTTAAGTCAATGCAACTTAGTGTGGCAGAAGTTTGGCACAGTTAATCAACTATCAGTTCAGGAATTGCAACAAGTTGAATTGCTTGACCAGCCCACTGTAGATATCATCTGGCAAATCATTGAGCGGATACGCTCCTTTATTGGGGTAAATTCTTATCTTCATGCAGCCAAATATATGTTTTGGGCATTTGAGGCTTATCCTAACTCGGAATTACTACCCAAGAATTTTTGGTTATCACCACCGCACTGGCATGATTTTGCGGAAGGTTAA
- a CDS encoding TnsD family Tn7-like transposition protein, which produces MLGFFPDPYPDELFYSICARFHHLVGYARWQTTVCELFGKVVKVTVAMPCRLKALVAALPPGHRYTVDRFIDEHTLFPFYSRFLSLTSANEIYSRMALSEKKTLFIRSGIPKYLQFCPTCVLQDRKQFGECYWHRLHQAPGVKICPVHRKFLQSSQISIQQHQCIAAEQALSKIEVEPSLNTHSIHPLFLQIAHDATWLLSQPHQTVDQQFIRNRYVQLMISAGFANSRGFFAMPQLINSFEQAYPVDCIKQLQCGFDLSAEPSWITITLQNWRQHQHPLRHLLLIHLLRCSAQDFFLT; this is translated from the coding sequence ATGTTAGGTTTTTTTCCTGACCCTTACCCTGATGAACTGTTTTACAGCATTTGTGCTCGATTTCATCATCTTGTTGGTTATGCACGTTGGCAAACTACAGTCTGTGAGCTATTTGGTAAAGTTGTCAAAGTGACAGTTGCCATGCCCTGTCGCCTCAAGGCGCTCGTTGCTGCTTTACCTCCTGGTCACCGTTATACTGTTGACCGCTTCATAGATGAACACACTCTTTTCCCCTTTTACAGTCGTTTTTTGTCTCTAACGTCGGCCAATGAAATTTATTCAAGGATGGCTTTATCTGAGAAAAAAACTCTTTTCATTCGCTCAGGTATCCCCAAATATCTCCAGTTTTGTCCAACTTGTGTTCTTCAAGATAGAAAACAGTTTGGTGAGTGCTACTGGCACCGTCTTCATCAAGCGCCTGGTGTCAAAATTTGTCCAGTGCATCGAAAGTTTCTACAAAGCAGCCAGATTAGCATTCAACAACATCAATGTATTGCAGCAGAACAGGCATTATCAAAAATTGAAGTAGAACCATCTTTGAATACACATTCAATACATCCACTGTTTTTGCAAATTGCTCATGATGCCACTTGGCTATTGAGCCAACCGCATCAAACTGTTGATCAACAGTTTATCCGTAATCGCTACGTCCAGCTGATGATTTCTGCTGGATTTGCTAATTCTCGGGGCTTCTTTGCTATGCCTCAACTGATCAATAGTTTTGAACAAGCTTATCCAGTTGATTGCATAAAACAGCTTCAATGCGGATTTGACCTGTCCGCAGAACCAAGTTGGATAACCATAACTCTCCAAAATTGGCGACAGCATCAGCATCCCTTGCGCCATCTACTATTGATTCATCTACTACGATGTTCTGCCCAAGACTTTTTCCTGACTTAA
- a CDS encoding ATP-binding protein, which produces MNPELSAQPSLLVGKGRLEIATYKDPQIPNYQDNPLIEALPKILTSEEALTKLAHYPSYDPVQRTWPSHLRVHLIQSALQFFAPLPVHLDLEQRFSRLIRTGYQARNPQRPSFWGNLNQGVMSLSQEGSVSHLGRSTANGFTIIGMSGVGKTVSVESILSLYPQVIIHNHYRNRDFTHQQLVWLKLDCPFDGSIRGLCLNFFQAVDDLLGTQYYKNYQKGRPNVDALIPLMARVASLHCLGALVIDEIQHLSSAKSGGASLMLNFFVQLVNTIGVPVILVGTYKAWSVLSGEFRSSRRGTGQGDLIWDRMANDEIWQLFIESLWRYQYVQKLCPLTPTFSQVLYEVTQGITDLAVKVYVLAQLRAITTGKEVITKAIIQSVARDSLRLVNPVLNALKTGMTQQLQGFEDVHPIELGTFFQEAISTVQKVDYLNCLKASTTKSVDHNLLVATSLEQQGEITESTSLAAAIPETLPLKTSSPRRKITNKPQLITRETANNATTLIEIVTIGTAHQISGYEALKLAGLIQPTTEY; this is translated from the coding sequence ATGAACCCTGAACTATCAGCACAACCATCCTTATTAGTAGGTAAAGGGCGTTTGGAGATAGCAACTTACAAAGACCCGCAGATCCCTAACTATCAGGATAATCCGCTCATTGAAGCTTTACCAAAAATTCTCACAAGCGAAGAAGCACTGACTAAGCTGGCACACTATCCCAGTTATGACCCAGTTCAACGGACTTGGCCATCTCACCTACGCGTCCATTTGATTCAAAGTGCTCTACAATTTTTTGCACCGCTCCCGGTTCACCTCGATTTAGAACAGAGGTTTTCACGTTTGATTCGCACCGGATACCAGGCTCGCAATCCCCAGCGCCCTAGCTTTTGGGGTAACTTAAACCAGGGAGTGATGTCATTAAGCCAAGAAGGAAGTGTTTCCCATCTAGGACGCTCAACTGCAAATGGTTTTACCATTATCGGTATGAGTGGAGTGGGTAAAACCGTCTCGGTCGAGTCAATTCTTTCACTCTATCCCCAAGTCATTATTCACAATCATTACCGGAATCGAGATTTTACCCACCAGCAATTAGTGTGGCTCAAATTGGATTGTCCTTTTGATGGTTCGATTCGTGGTTTATGCCTGAACTTTTTTCAAGCTGTAGATGACTTATTAGGAACACAATATTACAAAAACTATCAGAAAGGGCGACCCAACGTAGATGCACTCATTCCATTAATGGCACGTGTCGCTTCCTTACATTGTTTGGGGGCGCTGGTAATTGACGAAATCCAACACTTAAGTTCTGCCAAAAGTGGAGGAGCAAGTCTCATGCTCAACTTTTTTGTCCAGTTGGTTAACACTATTGGCGTACCAGTTATTTTAGTTGGAACTTACAAAGCTTGGTCGGTTTTGAGTGGTGAGTTTCGCTCCTCCCGTCGTGGCACTGGTCAAGGGGATCTAATTTGGGACAGGATGGCAAATGATGAAATTTGGCAGTTATTTATTGAATCGCTGTGGCGTTATCAATATGTTCAAAAGCTTTGCCCGCTCACACCTACGTTTAGCCAAGTTCTTTATGAAGTTACACAAGGTATTACAGACTTGGCAGTAAAAGTTTATGTCCTGGCACAACTGCGAGCGATTACTACCGGGAAGGAAGTTATTACCAAGGCAATTATTCAATCGGTAGCTCGTGATAGTTTACGCCTGGTTAATCCAGTACTCAATGCTTTAAAAACTGGTATGACACAGCAGCTTCAAGGTTTTGAAGATGTTCATCCCATTGAACTGGGTACTTTCTTTCAAGAGGCAATATCTACTGTTCAAAAGGTGGATTATCTTAACTGTTTAAAGGCATCTACAACGAAGTCTGTAGATCATAATCTACTTGTTGCGACCTCGCTTGAACAACAAGGAGAGATAACTGAATCAACCTCGTTGGCAGCAGCTATTCCAGAAACTCTTCCACTCAAAACTTCTTCGCCTAGAAGAAAAATCACAAATAAACCACAGCTAATCACAAGAGAAACAGCTAATAATGCTACTACTTTAATAGAGATTGTAACTATCGGTACTGCACATCAAATTTCTGGTTATGAAGCTCTAAAACTTGCTGGTTTAATTCAACCCACTACTGAATATTAA